One Papaver somniferum cultivar HN1 chromosome 10, ASM357369v1, whole genome shotgun sequence genomic window carries:
- the LOC113315792 gene encoding uncharacterized protein LOC113315792, whose protein sequence is MWFIWKERCDRVFENKSKSARSLTLEIQRHLEFWSTRKRKAHKPKGLKKKKQTHIWKAPTKDTLKINVDAAWVSVLLPSNYALILRNDARKCEGGRAGKSAGSCPQEAEAIGVLQAAIWAKEKQIRSFSIEGDCESIFNYLHGHNPDISWRTKACLDEANRIAQLCHNFLGFNFVPRLGNQVANVLAKFIRPLNSVVEWESSPPHVA, encoded by the coding sequence ATGTGGTTCATCTggaaagaaagatgtgatagggtatttgaaaataaatccaaATCCGCTAGAAGCCTAACATTAGAAATTCAGAGACACTTAGAATTTTGGTCTACAAGGAAAAGAAAAGCTCATAAGCCGAAGGGGctgaaaaagaagaagcaaaCCCATATATGGAAGGCTCCTACCAAAGATACCTTAAAGATAAATGTAGATGCAGCTTGGGTTTCAGTTTTGTTACCATCCAATTATGCTTTAATATTAAGAAATGATGCAAGAAAGTGTGAAGGAGGAAGAGCAGGGAAATCAGCAGGCTCATGCCCACAAGAAGCAGAAGCTATAGGAGTGTTGCAGGCGGCAATTTGGGCTAAGGAAAAGCAGATTAGAAGTTTCAGCATTGAAGGGGACTGTGAAAGCATTTTCAACTACTTACATGGTCATAACCCAGACATTTCTTGGCGTACTAAAGCATGTCTCGACGAAGCAAACAGAATAGCTCAACTCTGTCACaactttttgggttttaattttgttCCTAGACTAGGAAATCAAGTTGCAAATGTTTTAGCCAAATTTATAAGACCTTTAAATTCTGTTGTAGAATGGGAATCATCTCCTCCCCATGTGGCTTAA
- the LOC113319630 gene encoding ATP-dependent Clp protease proteolytic subunit-related protein 3, chloroplastic-like: MASCLQLPMAASLSSSSSSTRSISSTRNSKTLISCIKTQPISSSSLKIPMPPLNPKDPFLSKLASAAAAAENPLDLKSKSSDLPPYLDLFETPTLMATPAHVERSVSYSEHRPRKPPPDLPSLLLNGRIVYIGMPLVPAVTELVIAELLYLQWMDPKDPIYVYINSTGTTRDDGETVGMESEGFAIYDAMMHIKNEIHTVAVGAAIGQACLILAAGKKGRRFMFPHAKAMIQQPRAPSSGQMPASDVLIRAKETVTNRDTLVKLLARHTGNSHEAVANLMKRPFYMDSSRALQFGVIDKILWRGQEKIMADAPTPDEWDKIAGIKVVDGM, encoded by the exons ATGGCTTCTTGCCTGCAGCTTCCCATGGCTGcatcattatcttcatcttcttcatctacaAGAAGTATCAGTAGTACTAggaattcaaaaaccctaattagttgcATCAAAACCCAaccaatatcatcatcatcacttaaAATCCCGATGCCTCCTTTGAATCCAAAAGACCCCTTTCTATCTAAATTAGCTtcagcagctgctgctgctgaaaaTCCTCTTGACCTAAAATCCAAATCTTCTGACCTTCCTCCTTATCTCGACCTCTTTGAAACTCCTACTCTCATGGCTACTCCTGCTCAT GTGGAAAGATCTGTATCTTACAGTGAACATAGGCCAAGGAAGCCACCACCGGATTTGCCATCGTTGCTTCTCAATGGAAGGATTGTTTACATTGGCATGCCA TTGGTACCAGCTGTGACAGAGCTCGTGATCGCGGAGTTGCTTTACTTGCAGTGGATGGATCCGAAAGACCCAATCTATGTTTACATTAACTCAACTGGAACAACCCGAGACGATGGTGAAACA GTTGGAATGGAATCAGAGGGTTTTGCTATCTATGATGCAATGATGCATATCAAAAACGAG ATACATACAGTTGCTGTTGGGGCCGCTATTGGTCAGGCATGTCTCATACTTGCTGCAGGAAAGAAGGGAAGACGGTTTATGTTTCCACATGCCAAAG CAATGATCCAACAACCTCGTGCTCCATCATCCGGGCAAATGCCAGCAAGTGATGTTCTTATTCGTGCTAAAGAG ACTGTAACTAATAGAGACACACTTGTTAAACTCCTCGCAAGACACACTGGGAAT TCGCATGAGGCTGTTGCAAACTTGATGAAGAGGCCATTTTATATGGATTCATCACGGGCTCTACAGTTTGGTGTTATTGACAAG ATTCTATGGCGAGGTCAAGAGAAGATAATGGCAGATGCTCCGACACCTGATGAGTGGGACAAGATAGCGGGAATTAAGGTTGTCGATGGGATGTAA